A genomic region of Phragmites australis chromosome 2, lpPhrAust1.1, whole genome shotgun sequence contains the following coding sequences:
- the LOC133908392 gene encoding cytosolic isocitrate dehydrogenase [NADP]-like isoform X2 encodes MTRVFWQSIKEKLIFPFLDLDIKYYDLGVLHRDATDDKVTVEAAEATLKYNVAIKCATITPDEARVKEFNLKHMWKSPNGTIRNIINGTVFREPIICKNVPKLVPGWTKPICIGRHAFGDQYRATDAVLKGPGKLKLVFEGKEEQIDLEVFNFTGAGGVALSMYNTDESIRAFAAASMTTAYEKKWPLYLSTKNTILKKYDGRFKDIFQEVYEADWKSKFEAAGIWYEHRLIDDMVAYALKSEGGYVWACKNYDGDVQSDFLAQGFGSLGLMTSVLVCPDGKTIEAEAAHGTVTRHFRVHQKGGETSTNSIASIFAWTRGLAHRAKLDDNARLLDFALKLEAACVGTVESGKMTKDLALLVHGSSNVTRSHYLNTEEFIDAVAVELRSRLAAN; translated from the exons ATGACGAGGGTATTCTGGCAGTCCATCAAGGAGAAG CTTATCTTCCCATTTTTGGACCTGGACATCAAGTACTATGACTTGGGGGTCCTGCACCGTGACGCAACTGATGACAAGGTCACGGTGGAGGCTGCAGAGGCTACTCTCAA GTACAATGTGGCTATTAAATGTGCGACCATTACTCCAG ATGAAGCTCGGGTCAAGGAGTTCAACCTAAAGCACATGTGGAAGAGCCCGAATGGCACAATTAGGAACATTATAAATG GCACTGTGTTCAGAGAGCCAATTATATGCAAAAACGTCCCAAAACTTGTTCCAG GATGGACTAAGCCCATTTGCATCGGAAGGCATGCCTTTGGTGATCAGTACAGGGCAACTGATGCAGTTCTGAAGGGACCTGGCAAGCTAAAGCTAGTTTTTG AGGGAAAAGAAGAGCAGATTGATCTGGAGGTGTTCAACTTCACTGGTGCTGGAGGAGTTGCCTTGTCTATGTACAACACTGATGAG TCAATTAGAGCTTTTGCTGCGGCTTCTATGACAACTGCTTATGAGAAGAAATGGCCCCTCTACCTTAGCACCAAAAACACAATCTTGAAGAAATATGATGGCAG GTTTAAGGACATTTTCCAGGAGGTCTATGAAGCTGACTGGAAATCCAAATTTGAGGCTGCCGGAATTTG GTATGAACATCGTCTTATTGATGACATGGTTGCGTATGCGCTTAAGAGTGAAGGAGGCTATGTGTGGGCTTGCAAGAACTATGATGGAGATGTGCAGAGTGATTTCTTAGCTCAAG GGTTTGGCTCTTTGGGTTTGATGACATCAGTTTTG GTGTGCCCTGATGGGAAAACCATCGAAGCTGAAGCTGCCCATGGCACAGTTACCCGCCATTTCCGTGTTCATCAGAAAGGAGGTGAGACCAGTACGAACAGCATTGCTTCAATCTTTGCTTGGACAAGAGGACTTGCACACAG GGCAAAGCTAGATGACAATGCTAGGCTACTTGACTTCGCTCTAAAACTTGAGGCTGCCTGCGTTGGAACTGTGGAGTCTGGGAAGATGACAAAAGATCTTGCACTTCTTGTTCATGGATCTTCCAA cGTAACAAGAAGCCATTACCTGAACACTGAAGAGTTCATTGATGCAGTTGCTGTCGAGCTCCGATCGAGACTGGCAGCCAATTGA
- the LOC133908392 gene encoding cytosolic isocitrate dehydrogenase [NADP]-like isoform X1 — translation MAFEKIKVANPIVEMDGDEMTRVFWQSIKEKLIFPFLDLDIKYYDLGVLHRDATDDKVTVEAAEATLKYNVAIKCATITPDEARVKEFNLKHMWKSPNGTIRNIINGTVFREPIICKNVPKLVPGWTKPICIGRHAFGDQYRATDAVLKGPGKLKLVFEGKEEQIDLEVFNFTGAGGVALSMYNTDESIRAFAAASMTTAYEKKWPLYLSTKNTILKKYDGRFKDIFQEVYEADWKSKFEAAGIWYEHRLIDDMVAYALKSEGGYVWACKNYDGDVQSDFLAQGFGSLGLMTSVLVCPDGKTIEAEAAHGTVTRHFRVHQKGGETSTNSIASIFAWTRGLAHRAKLDDNARLLDFALKLEAACVGTVESGKMTKDLALLVHGSSNVTRSHYLNTEEFIDAVAVELRSRLAAN, via the exons ATGGCGTTCGAGAAGATCAAGGTCGCCAACCCCATCGTCGAGATGGATG GTGATGAGATGACGAGGGTATTCTGGCAGTCCATCAAGGAGAAG CTTATCTTCCCATTTTTGGACCTGGACATCAAGTACTATGACTTGGGGGTCCTGCACCGTGACGCAACTGATGACAAGGTCACGGTGGAGGCTGCAGAGGCTACTCTCAA GTACAATGTGGCTATTAAATGTGCGACCATTACTCCAG ATGAAGCTCGGGTCAAGGAGTTCAACCTAAAGCACATGTGGAAGAGCCCGAATGGCACAATTAGGAACATTATAAATG GCACTGTGTTCAGAGAGCCAATTATATGCAAAAACGTCCCAAAACTTGTTCCAG GATGGACTAAGCCCATTTGCATCGGAAGGCATGCCTTTGGTGATCAGTACAGGGCAACTGATGCAGTTCTGAAGGGACCTGGCAAGCTAAAGCTAGTTTTTG AGGGAAAAGAAGAGCAGATTGATCTGGAGGTGTTCAACTTCACTGGTGCTGGAGGAGTTGCCTTGTCTATGTACAACACTGATGAG TCAATTAGAGCTTTTGCTGCGGCTTCTATGACAACTGCTTATGAGAAGAAATGGCCCCTCTACCTTAGCACCAAAAACACAATCTTGAAGAAATATGATGGCAG GTTTAAGGACATTTTCCAGGAGGTCTATGAAGCTGACTGGAAATCCAAATTTGAGGCTGCCGGAATTTG GTATGAACATCGTCTTATTGATGACATGGTTGCGTATGCGCTTAAGAGTGAAGGAGGCTATGTGTGGGCTTGCAAGAACTATGATGGAGATGTGCAGAGTGATTTCTTAGCTCAAG GGTTTGGCTCTTTGGGTTTGATGACATCAGTTTTG GTGTGCCCTGATGGGAAAACCATCGAAGCTGAAGCTGCCCATGGCACAGTTACCCGCCATTTCCGTGTTCATCAGAAAGGAGGTGAGACCAGTACGAACAGCATTGCTTCAATCTTTGCTTGGACAAGAGGACTTGCACACAG GGCAAAGCTAGATGACAATGCTAGGCTACTTGACTTCGCTCTAAAACTTGAGGCTGCCTGCGTTGGAACTGTGGAGTCTGGGAAGATGACAAAAGATCTTGCACTTCTTGTTCATGGATCTTCCAA cGTAACAAGAAGCCATTACCTGAACACTGAAGAGTTCATTGATGCAGTTGCTGTCGAGCTCCGATCGAGACTGGCAGCCAATTGA